TCCCCAGCGAATGCTTAGGGATCAGCCGATAGTCGACTATCAACACGGGTGATTCGGCAAATCCTGACAGCGCGTTGACGATCCTGCTGTGCGAATTCGGCCCGCACATGACAAACGCGCCGCCGTGCAAATAGAGCACCACCCGCCCAGCGCCGTCGGCCGCCCGCACCCCAGGCGCACGCACCAACTGGGCGGTAGCATTCGGCAAATTTATCGTTGTTCGGACCGTGCCCTGCCCGGGGCGCCAAACCCTGCATGCGAAGTCGACGAACCCCAACGGCAGAGGCAGGGGCGATAGGTAACTGCCCACAGTCATAAGTGGCTTGATCGTCATGCGCGATGCCAGTGCCGCCAACCGACCTGCAACACTAGGGCCGCTTTCGGTGATCTCGATGGGAGCCCCGTCCCAGCACGAATCGGAATTCGAGCATCCCGACGATTGCAGGGGCCGGCGTGCGTAATACGAGGACATTTTCAGCACGTTTCGCCGGAATGTGGCCGGTGGTTGGCGTTAGCTGCACGGAAGCGCCTGAGCTGGCCCGCCGTCACCGCCCGATTTATCAATCGCAAATCTCGCACTTCCCGTTTACGTAGTTGCTCCAACCAGACGCAGCCCAATTCGGGCTCCTCCCCCCATCAATCATTCGGTGGCGCGAAGTTCACCAGAGTCCCGGACACGCTCACGCGAACTACCTGCATTTAGGGGATCACAGGCACCTTGAAATGCATCGGTGTATGACTGGGAGTTTGCTGTACGTCTATTGGTAAGTGCGAATTCGCCGCCGGCTACCCGCACCCCGTAGAATCGCAAGCCGATATCGGCTTGGTCACCTGAGGTGTTCTATGCGGGAGTTTCAGCGGGCCGCGGTGCGCCTGCACATCCTGCACCACGCTGCCGACAACGAGGTGCACGGCGCGTGGCTGACCCAAGAACTGAGCCGGCACGGCTACCGGGTCAGCCCCGGCACGTTGTACCCGACCCTGCACCGGCTCGAAGCCGACGGCCTGCTGGTGTCCGAGCAACGGGTCGTCGACGGCCGCGCGCGCCGCGTCTACCGGGCTACCCCGGCTGGCCGGGCAGCACTGACCGAGGATCGCCGGGCACTGGAAGAGCTGGCCCGCGAAGTCCTCGGCGGGCAATCGCACACCGCTGGTAACGGGACCTGAACCGCGTCGACGGTACCCATCGCCGGGGCCAAACCGTGACGACGTCTGCAGCGCAATGCGGGCTTGGCTTACAGTTATGTAATGTCTACCAAATCTGACCACGGCGAAATCGGTGACGTCGAACCGCTGGCAGACAGCACCGCGAGCCAGGCCAGGCGAGTCGTCGCCGCATATGCGAACGACGCCGACGAGTGTCGGATCTTCCTGTCCATGCTCGGTATTGGACCGGCCAAACTCGAGAGCTAATGGCTCCCTCGGGAGGCCAGGAGGCGCAGATTTGCGATTCGGAGACCTTCGGGGACTCTGACTTCGTGGTGGTAGCCAATCGACTGCCCGTCGATCTGGAGCGTCTTCCCGACGGCAGCACAACCTGGAAACGCAGCCCCGGAGGCTTGGTCACCGCCTTGGAGCCGGTGCTGCGGCGTCGGCGCGGGGCCTGGGTCGGCTGGCCCGGCGTTAACGACGACGGGGCCGAACCCGACCTCCACGTGCTGGACGGCCCCATCATCCAAGACGAGCTGGAACTTCATCCGGTACGGCTGAGCACCACGGACATAGCTCAGTACTACGAGGGATTCTCCAACGCCACACTGTGGCCGCTGTACCACGACGTCATCGTCAAGCCGCTCTACCACCGCGAATGGTGGGATCGCTACGTCGACGTCAACCAGCGCTTTGCCGAGGCCGCGTCGCGCGCCGCCGCCCACGGCGCAACCGTGTGGGTACAGGACTACCAGCTGCAGCTGGTACCGAAGATGCTGCGCATGCTGCGGCCCGATCTGACCATCGGTTTCTTTTTGCACATCCCGTTCCCGCCGGTAGAGCTGTTTATGCAGATGCCGTGGCGCACCGAGATCATCCAGGGCCTACTGGGCGCCGACCTGGTGGGCTTCCATCTTCCGGGCGGTGCCCAGAATTTCCTGATCCTGTCCCGGCGTCTGGTCGGCACCGACACTTCCCGCGGAACCGTCGGTGTGCGGTCGCGGTTCGGTGCGGCGGTGCTCGGGTCCCGCACCATACGAGTTGGCGCCTTTCCTATCTCGGTTGACTCCGGCGCGCTCGACCACGCTGCCCGCGACCGCAACATCAGGCGCCGGGCCCGCGAGATTCGCACCGAACTGGGAAATCCGCGCAAGATCCTGCTCGGTGTTGACCGGCTCGACTACACCAAGGGCATCGACGTACGGCTGAAGGCCTTTTCCGAGCTGCTGGCCGAGGGCCGCGTCAAACGCGACGACACCGTCGTGGTCCAGCTGGCTACCCCGAGCCGCGAGCGGGTGGAGAGCTACCAGACGCTGCGCAACGACATCGAACGCCAGGTCGGCCACATTAACGGCGAGTACGGTGAGGTTGGCCATCCGGTAGTGCATTACCTGCATCGACCGGCTCCGCGCGACGAGCTTATCGCTTTCTTCGTGGCCAGCGACGTCATGCTGGTCACCCCACTACGCGACGGGATGAACCTGGTGGCCAAGGAGTACGTCGCTTGCCGCAGCGATCTTGGCGGTGCCCTGGTGCTCAGCGAATTCACCGGGGCCGCAGCCGAACTCCGGCACGCATACCTGGTCAACCCGCACGACCTGGAA
Above is a window of Mycobacterium tuberculosis H37Rv DNA encoding:
- the otsA gene encoding trehalose-phosphate synthase (UDP-forming OtsA (trehalose-6-phosphate synthase) (UDP-glucose-glucosephosphate glucosyltransferase) (trehalosephosphate-UDP glucosyltransferase) (trehalose-6-phosphate synthetase) (trehalose-phosphate synthase)), translating into MAPSGGQEAQICDSETFGDSDFVVVANRLPVDLERLPDGSTTWKRSPGGLVTALEPVLRRRRGAWVGWPGVNDDGAEPDLHVLDGPIIQDELELHPVRLSTTDIAQYYEGFSNATLWPLYHDVIVKPLYHREWWDRYVDVNQRFAEAASRAAAHGATVWVQDYQLQLVPKMLRMLRPDLTIGFFLHIPFPPVELFMQMPWRTEIIQGLLGADLVGFHLPGGAQNFLILSRRLVGTDTSRGTVGVRSRFGAAVLGSRTIRVGAFPISVDSGALDHAARDRNIRRRAREIRTELGNPRKILLGVDRLDYTKGIDVRLKAFSELLAEGRVKRDDTVVVQLATPSRERVESYQTLRNDIERQVGHINGEYGEVGHPVVHYLHRPAPRDELIAFFVASDVMLVTPLRDGMNLVAKEYVACRSDLGGALVLSEFTGAAAELRHAYLVNPHDLEGVKDGIEEALNQTEEAGRRRMRSLRRQVLAHDVDRWAQSFLDALAGAHPRGQG